A section of the Salvelinus sp. IW2-2015 linkage group LG7, ASM291031v2, whole genome shotgun sequence genome encodes:
- the LOC111966190 gene encoding transmembrane and coiled-coil domains protein 1-like isoform X4: MHWEQVLRLENGKIERLEVSGLAQTPQAVSCAEDGSFSGGDDGTPDPQRTKQAIAQLQQKILKLTEQIKIEQTARDNNVAEYLKLANNADKQQSARIKQVFEKKNQKSAQTIQQLQRKLEHYHRKLREVEHNGIPRQSKDVLRDMQQGLKGVGAKVTGFSEGVVDSVKGGLTSFSQATHSAAAGVVSKPREIASLFRNKFGSADNIPGLKDSLDDPSGVEEGLMGAGXRSLSLAGHHHLQSSPKYGSEDDCSSXTSGSAGANSTTGAPGGPPSSKGNTLERSQSSSLDMLLQEVQELREGQGRLEESLEGLKSHYQRDYTVIMQTLQEERFRCERLEEQLNDLTELHQNEILNLKQELASMEEKIAYQSYERARDTQEALEACQTRISKMELQQQQQQVVQLEGLENATARTLLGKLINVLLALMAVLLVFVSTVANCVVPLMKTRSRSFSTLLLILLFAFIWRNWDALSGCSHRALQPPR; encoded by the exons ATGCATTGGGAACAAGTACTCCGATTGGAGAATGGCAAG aTTGAGCGGTTGGAGGTGAGTGGCTTAGCTCAGACCCCCCAGGCAGTGTCGTGTGCGGAGGATGGGTCTTTCTCTGGGGGTGACGATGGCACCCCGGACCCCCAGCGCACCAAGCAGGCCATCGCCCAGCTGCAGCAGAAGATCCTGAAGCTCACCGAGCAGATCAAGATTGAGCAGACGGCCAGAGACAACAACGTGGCCGAGTACCTCAAACTGGCCAACAATGCTGACAAGCAGCAGAGTGCCCGCATCAAACAG GTGTTTGAGAAGAAGAACCAGAAGTCAGCACAGACCATCCAGCAGCTGCAGAGGAAGCTGGAACACTACCACCGCAAGCTGAGGGAGGTAGAGCACAACGGCATCCCTCGCCAGTCCAAGGACGTCCTCAGGGACATGCAGCAGGGCCTAAAGGGCGTGGGGGCAAAGGTCACAGGCTTCAGCGAAGGTGTGGTGGACAGCGTCAAGGGAGGCCTCACCAGCTTCTCCCAGGCCACGCACTCTGCTGCCGCCGGGGTCGTCTCCAAGCCCCGAGAGATCGCCTCGCTGTTCCGCAACAAGTTTGGCAGCGCCGACAACATCCCCGGGCTGAAGGACTCCTTGGATGACCCGTCAGGTGTTGAGGAGGGTTTGATGGGGGCCGGGGSGAGGTCTCTGAGCCTCGCAGGCCACCACCACCTGCAGTCCAGCCCCAAGTACGGCAGCGAGGATGACTGCTCCAGCGRTACCTCAGGGTCGGCAGGGGCCAACAGCACGACTGGGGCCCCCGGAGGCCCCCCCAGCTCCAAGGGGAACACCCTGGAGAGGAGCCAGAGCTCCAGCCTGGACATGCTGCTGCAGGAAGTGCAGGAGCTGAGGGAAGGCCAGGGGAGACTAGAGGAGAGTCTGGAGGGACTTAAGAGCCACTATCAGAGGGACTACACTGTCATCATGCAGACCCTACAGGAGGAACGATTCAG gtgtgAGCGTCTGGAGGAGCAGCTGAATGATCTGACAGAGCTTCATCAGAATGAGATCCTTAACCTGAAGCAGGAGCTGGCCAGCATGGAGGAGAAGATAGCCTACCAGTCCTacgagagagccagagacacacAG GAAGCCCTGGAGGCGTGTCAGACACGTATCTCTAAGATGGAgttgcagcagcaacagcagcaggtgGTCCAGCTCGAGGGCTTAGAGAATGCCACAGCCCGGACACTGCTGGGGAAACTCATCAACGTCCTCCTGGCCCTCATGGCCGTGCTCCTGGTGTTCGTCTCCACCGTGGCCAACTGTGTGGTCCCCCTGATGAAGACCCGCTCCCGGtccttctccaccctcctcctcatcctgctcTTCGCCTTCATCTGGAGGAACTGGGACGCGCTGTCGGGCTGCTCGCACCGCGCCCTGCAGCCACCCAGATGA
- the LOC111966190 gene encoding transmembrane and coiled-coil domains protein 1-like isoform X5, whose product MVQRFSLRRQYSKIERLEVSGLAQTPQAVSCAEDGSFSGGDDGTPDPQRTKQAIAQLQQKILKLTEQIKIEQTARDNNVAEYLKLANNADKQQSARIKQVFEKKNQKSAQTIQQLQRKLEHYHRKLREVEHNGIPRQSKDVLRDMQQGLKGVGAKVTGFSEGVVDSVKGGLTSFSQATHSAAAGVVSKPREIASLFRNKFGSADNIPGLKDSLDDPSGVEEGLMGAGXRSLSLAGHHHLQSSPKYGSEDDCSSXTSGSAGANSTTGAPGGPPSSKGNTLERSQSSSLDMLLQEVQELREGQGRLEESLEGLKSHYQRDYTVIMQTLQEERFRCERLEEQLNDLTELHQNEILNLKQELASMEEKIAYQSYERARDTQEALEACQTRISKMELQQQQQQVVQLEGLENATARTLLGKLINVLLALMAVLLVFVSTVANCVVPLMKTRSRSFSTLLLILLFAFIWRNWDALSGCSHRALQPPR is encoded by the exons aTTGAGCGGTTGGAGGTGAGTGGCTTAGCTCAGACCCCCCAGGCAGTGTCGTGTGCGGAGGATGGGTCTTTCTCTGGGGGTGACGATGGCACCCCGGACCCCCAGCGCACCAAGCAGGCCATCGCCCAGCTGCAGCAGAAGATCCTGAAGCTCACCGAGCAGATCAAGATTGAGCAGACGGCCAGAGACAACAACGTGGCCGAGTACCTCAAACTGGCCAACAATGCTGACAAGCAGCAGAGTGCCCGCATCAAACAG GTGTTTGAGAAGAAGAACCAGAAGTCAGCACAGACCATCCAGCAGCTGCAGAGGAAGCTGGAACACTACCACCGCAAGCTGAGGGAGGTAGAGCACAACGGCATCCCTCGCCAGTCCAAGGACGTCCTCAGGGACATGCAGCAGGGCCTAAAGGGCGTGGGGGCAAAGGTCACAGGCTTCAGCGAAGGTGTGGTGGACAGCGTCAAGGGAGGCCTCACCAGCTTCTCCCAGGCCACGCACTCTGCTGCCGCCGGGGTCGTCTCCAAGCCCCGAGAGATCGCCTCGCTGTTCCGCAACAAGTTTGGCAGCGCCGACAACATCCCCGGGCTGAAGGACTCCTTGGATGACCCGTCAGGTGTTGAGGAGGGTTTGATGGGGGCCGGGGSGAGGTCTCTGAGCCTCGCAGGCCACCACCACCTGCAGTCCAGCCCCAAGTACGGCAGCGAGGATGACTGCTCCAGCGRTACCTCAGGGTCGGCAGGGGCCAACAGCACGACTGGGGCCCCCGGAGGCCCCCCCAGCTCCAAGGGGAACACCCTGGAGAGGAGCCAGAGCTCCAGCCTGGACATGCTGCTGCAGGAAGTGCAGGAGCTGAGGGAAGGCCAGGGGAGACTAGAGGAGAGTCTGGAGGGACTTAAGAGCCACTATCAGAGGGACTACACTGTCATCATGCAGACCCTACAGGAGGAACGATTCAG gtgtgAGCGTCTGGAGGAGCAGCTGAATGATCTGACAGAGCTTCATCAGAATGAGATCCTTAACCTGAAGCAGGAGCTGGCCAGCATGGAGGAGAAGATAGCCTACCAGTCCTacgagagagccagagacacacAG GAAGCCCTGGAGGCGTGTCAGACACGTATCTCTAAGATGGAgttgcagcagcaacagcagcaggtgGTCCAGCTCGAGGGCTTAGAGAATGCCACAGCCCGGACACTGCTGGGGAAACTCATCAACGTCCTCCTGGCCCTCATGGCCGTGCTCCTGGTGTTCGTCTCCACCGTGGCCAACTGTGTGGTCCCCCTGATGAAGACCCGCTCCCGGtccttctccaccctcctcctcatcctgctcTTCGCCTTCATCTGGAGGAACTGGGACGCGCTGTCGGGCTGCTCGCACCGCGCCCTGCAGCCACCCAGATGA